Proteins from a genomic interval of Chanodichthys erythropterus isolate Z2021 chromosome 8, ASM2448905v1, whole genome shotgun sequence:
- the LOC137025006 gene encoding stonustoxin subunit alpha-like isoform X1, whose amino-acid sequence MLREPISKGNSLNSHQLTLDLNTVNKHLHLSERNRVITGTLTEQPYPDHPDRFDGYNQQVLCREEVRGCCYWEIEWSGMFGVDISVSYKSIRQKECGNMFLFGCNVESWSLFCSPSRYLFIHNNMRTELPVMSSSRIGVYVDHSAGTLSFYSVSGDTMSLIHTVQTTFTQPLYPGFYAFIGSSVKLC is encoded by the exons ATGTTGAGGGAACCGATATCAAAAGGAAACTCACTGA attcccatcagctcaccctggatctgaacacagtgAATAAACACCTCCATCTGTCTGAGAGGAACAGAGTGATTACTGGTACTCTCACAGAGCAGCcatatcctgatcatccagacagatttgatggATATAATCAGCAAGTGTTGTGTAGAGAAGAAGTGCGTGGAtgctgttactgggagattgagtggagtGGGATGTTTGGTGTGgatatatcagtgtcatataagagcatcagaCAGAAGGAATGTGgcaatatgtttttgtttggaTGTAATGTTGAGTCCTGGAGTTTATTCTGCTCTCCCTCCAGATACTTATTCATTCATAATAACATGCGGACTGAACTACCTGTAATGTCCAGCAGTAGAAttggagtgtatgtggatcacagtgcaggaactctgtccttctacagcgtctctggagacacaatgagcctcatccacacagtccagaccacattcactcagcCTCTCTATCCTGGGTTTTATGCTTTTATTGGATCATCAGTGAAACTGTGTTGA
- the LOC137024990 gene encoding oocyte zinc finger protein XlCOF6-like isoform X3, with amino-acid sequence MQQKEANQELNEVEEKNDFITGEKSTQTEKLDSRKRAQKTKSNISNRTQKQNLDVHKRVHPGKKRFTCKLCGKNFSQKESFKNHMRIHTGEKPFVCGQCGKNFRCKEKLNNHMKIHSNEGYFICHQCGKRFTDRKYLERHVKTHTGEKPFLCHECGNSFRVSRNLKNHMRIHTGERPFMCDHCGKSFINKVSLKNHMDIHTGKPFTCDQCGKCFAYKTTLNAHMRLHTGENPFTCKLCGKSFSRKGNLTIHMRIHTGEKPFTCVQCGKSFRRKETLFTHMRIHTGDSPYPCKLCGKSFSRKGNLKIHMRSHSGERPFTCDQCGKSFRRKETLNFHKKIHSRENRFICHQCGKSFTDSDLLKNHVITHTGEKPFMCHHCGKTCKSKAVLEIHIRIHSGEKPFTCPQCGKSFTRKANLQTHMRVHSGEKPFICHLCGKNFRFEGNLKCHMRYHN; translated from the coding sequence ATGCAGCAGAAAGAGGCTAATCAAGAACTCAATGAAGTGGAAGAGAAAAATGATTTCATAACTGGAGAAAAATCCACACAGACTGAAAAGCTGGACTCACGAAAAAGAGCTCAGAAGACCAAATCTAACATTTCTAAtcgaacacaaaaacaaaaccttgATGTCCACAAGAGAGTTCACCCTGGAAAGAAGCGTTTCACCTGCAAACTGTGTGGGAAGAACTTCTCACAAAAAGAAAGCTTTAAGaatcacatgagaattcacactggagagaagccgtttgTATGTGGTCAGTGTGGAAAGAATTTCAGATGTAAAGAAAAGCTTAATAACCATATGAAGATTCACTCAAATGAGGGCTATTTTATATgtcatcagtgtggaaagaggtTCACAGACAGGAAATACCTTGAGAGGCATGTAAaaactcacactggagagaagccattctTGTGCCATGAGTGTGGAAACAGTTTTCGAGTCAGTAGAAACCTAAAGAATCACATGAGAATCCATACTGGAGAGAGGCCTTTCATGTGCGATCACTGCGGAAAGAGTTTCATTAATAAAGTTAGCCTTAAAAATCACATGGACATTCACACTGGAAAgccattcacatgtgatcaatgtggaaaATGTTTTGCGTATAAAACAACACTTAATGCCCACATGAgacttcacactggagagaatcCTTTCACCTGCAAACTGTGTGGAAAGAGCTTCTCACGAAAAGGAAATCTGACgattcacatgagaattcacactggagagaagccgttcacatgtgttcagtgtggaaaaagtttcagaCGTAAAGAAACTCTTTTTacccacatgagaattcacactggagacaGTCCTTATCCCTGCAAACTGTGTGGAAAGAGCTTCTCACGAAAAGGAAATCTGAAGATTCACATGAGAAGTCACTCTGGAGAGAGGcctttcacatgtgatcagtgtggaaagagtttcagacgTAAAGAAACTCTTAATTTCCACAAGAAGATTCACTCAAGAGAGAACCGTTTTATATgtcatcagtgtggaaagagttttacagACAGCGATCTCCTTAAGAATCATGTAAtaactcacactggagagaagcctttcatgTGTCATCACTGTGGAAAGACTTGTAAAAGCAAAGCAGTCCTTGAGATTCACATTAGAATTCactctggagagaagcctttcacctgtcctcagtgtggaaagagtttcacacgtAAAGCAAACCTTCAGactcacatgagagttcactctggagagaagcctttcataTGCCATCTTTGTGGAAAGAATTTCAGATTTGAAGGAAACCTTAAGTGTCACATGAGGTATCACAATTGA
- the LOC137024988 gene encoding zinc finger protein 721-like, which yields MELIKEESEELKIEEVFSLKQEDTEEQTDLMAPKEESEVLNEMEKKAQYEKHHKFINGEKSLSCVQTEKTSSPRTAKKETGTRSYLTCPQCGKSFNQHRNLKVHMRVHTGESPFTCQQCGISFTQKGSLNRHMRIHTGDKPYSCPRCEKSFYQYVNLKVHMRIHSGESPFTCQQCGKGFNQKRNLDCHMKIHTGAKPSISLCGKSVHQDGNLKDHMQIHTGESPFSCQQCGKSFTQEGIFKRHMRIHSGEKPYMCPQCGKRFDQNGNLKVHMKIHTGERPFTCQQCGKSFNRKGNLNYHMKVHTGEKPYSCPQCGKGFKQHRNLKIHMRVHTGKKPHTCPQCGKSFSQHRILRIHMKVHSGERPFICQQCGKSFNRKGNLNYHMKIHTGETPFTCQQCGISFTQSGSLNRHMRIHTGEKPYSCPRCEKSFYQHVNLKVHMRIHTGEKPYTCPKCGKRFDQRENFIVHMKIHTGESPFTCQQCGKSFNRKGNLDYHMRIHTGENPSISQCENSINEDGNLKAQMKIKKAENLFSCQQCEIGFTQKVFLKRHMRIHTGEKPYTCPQCGKKFDQHGNLKVHMKIHTGERPFMCQQCGKSFNRKGNLNYHMRVHTGESPFTCQQCGISFTQKGSLNRHMRIHTGENPSISQCENSINQDGNPKAQMKINTAASLFTCQQCGIGFTQNVFLKRHMRIHTGEKPYTCPQCGQKFDQHGNLKVHMKIHTGERPFMCQQCGKSFNRKGNLNYHMRVHTGESPFTCQQCGISFTQKGSLNRHMRIHTGENPSISQCENSINQDGNPKAQMKISTAASPFTCQQCGIGFTQNIFLKRHMRIHTGEKPYTCPQCGKKFDLQGNLKVHMKIHTGEKPFTCQQCGKSFNRKGNLNYHMKVHTGEKPYSCPQCGKSFIQHRNLKVHMGIHTGDKPHTCPQCGKSFNQHRNLKIHMKFHSGERPFTCQQCGKSFNRKGNLNYHMRVHTGESPFTCQQCGISFTQSGSLNRHMRIHTGDKPYSCPLCEKRFYQHVNLKVHMRIHTGKSPFTCQQCGKSFNRKGNLDFHMRIHTEKKSSISQYEKSIDQDGNLKAHMKINSVENPFTYQQCGISFTQKVILKRHMRVHTGEKPYTCPQCGKSFSQHRNLKIHMQVHSGERPFICQQCGKSFKRKGNLNYHMRVHTGETPFTCQQCGISFTQKGSLNRHMRIHTGEKPFSCPQCRKSFDQHGNLKIHMRVHTGEKPYTCSQCGKKFQQHGNFTVHMRIHSGGSHFTCQQCGKNFNRKGNLKYHMRIHTGE from the exons ATGGAGTTaattaaagaggagagtgaagaactgaaGATTGAAGAAGTATTCAGTCTGAAACAagaagatactgaggaacaaacag aTCTTATGGCACCgaaagaggagagtgaagtaCTTAATGAAATGGAAAAGAAAGCTCAGTATGAGAAACATCATAAATTCAtaaatggagaaaaatcttTAAGTTGCGTACAGACTGAAAAGACTTCCTCACCAAGAACAGCTAAAAAAGAGACAGGAACTAGAAGTTATTTAacctgccctcagtgtggaaaaagtttcaatCAACATAgaaaccttaaagtccacatgagagttcacactggagaaagcCCTTTCACTTGCCAACAATGTGGAATAAGTTTTACTCAAAAAGGAAGTCTTAACaggcacatgagaattcacactggagacaAGCCTTATTCATGCCCTCGGTGTGAAAAGAGTTTCTATCAATATGtaaaccttaaagtccacatgagaattcacagtGGAGAGAGCCCTtttacctgccaacagtgtggaaaaggTTTCAACCAAAAAAGAAACCTTGATTGTCATAtgaaaattcacactggagCGAAGCCATCCATATCACTGTGTGGAAAGAGTGTCCATCAAGATGGAAACCTTAAAGACCACATGCAAATTCATACGGGAGAGAGCCCTTTTTCTtgtcaacagtgtggaaaaagtttcactCAAGAAGGAATTTTTAAAagacacatgagaattcactctggagagaagccataCATGTGCCCTCAATGTGGAAAGAGATTTGATCAAAACGGAAACCTTAAAGTGCACATGAAAATTCATACAGGAGAAAGACCTTTTACctgtcaacagtgtggaaaaagtttcaatCGAAAAGGAAACCTTAATTACCACATgaaagttcacactggagagaagccttattcatgtcctcagtgtggaaagggtTTCAAACAACATAGAAACCTCAAAatccacatgagagttcacactggaaaGAAGCCTCACacatgccctcagtgtggaaagagtttcagtcaacaTAGAATCCTTAGAATCCACATGAAAGTTCATTCAGGAGAAAGACCTTTTATctgtcaacagtgtggaaaaagtttcaaccgaaaaggaaaccttaattaccacatgaaaattcacactggagagaccCCTTTCACTTGCCAACAATGTGGAATAAGTTTCACTCAATCAGGAAGCCTTAACcggcacatgagaattcacaccggAGAAAAGCCTTATTCATGCCCTCGGTGTGAAAAGAGTTTCTATCAACATGtaaaccttaaagtccacatgagaattcacactggagagaagccctaCACATGCCCTAAGTGTGGAAAGAGATTTGATCAACGTGAAAACTTTATAGTccacatgaaaattcacactggagagagcccttttacctgccaacagtgtggaaaaagtttcaaccGAAAAGGAAACCTTGATtatcacatgagaattcacactggagagaatcCTTCCATATCACAGTGTGAAAATAGTATCAATGAAGATGGAAACCTTAAAgctcaaatgaaaattaaaaaggCAGAGAACCTTTTTTCTTGTCAACAATGTGAAATAGGGTTTACTCAAAAAGTTTTCCTTAAGaggcacatgagaattcacactggagagaagccttacacatGCCCTCAATGTGGAAAGAAATTTGATCAACATGGAAACCTTAAAGTGCACATGAAAATTCATACAGGAGAAAGACCTTTTATGtgtcaacagtgtggaaaaagctTCAACCGGAAAGGAAACCTAAATtaccacatgagagttcacactggagagagcccTTTCACTTGCCAACAATGTGGAATAAGTTTCACTCAAAAAGGAAGCCTCAACaggcacatgagaattcacactggagagaatcCTTCTATATCACAGTGTGAAAATAGTATAAATCAAGATGGAAACCCTAAAGcccaaatgaaaattaatacgGCAGCAAGCCTTTTTACTTGTCAACAATGTGGAATAGGGTTCACTCAAAATGTTTTCCTTAAGaggcacatgagaattcacactggagagaagccctaCACATGCCCTCAATGTGGACAGAAATTTGATCAACATGGAAACCTTAAAGTGCACATGAAAATTCATACAGGAGAAAGACCTTTTATGtgtcaacagtgtggaaaaagctTCAACCGGAAAGGAAACCTAAATtaccacatgagagttcacactggagagagcccTTTCACTTGCCAACAATGTGGAATAAGTTTCACTCAAAAAGGAAGCCTCAACaggcacatgagaattcacactggagagaatcCTTCTATATCACAGTGTGAAAATAGTATAAATCAAGATGGAAACCCTAAAGCCCAAATGAAAATAAGTACGGCAGCGAGCCCTTTTACTTGTCAACAATGTGGAATAGGGTTCActcaaaacatttttcttaagaggcacatgagaattcacactggagagaagccctaCACATGCCCTCAATGTGGAAAGAAATTTGATCTACAGGGAAACCTTAAAGTGCACATGAAAATTCATACGGGAGAAAAACCTTTTACGtgtcaacagtgtggaaaaagtttcaaccGGAAAGGAAACCTAAATTACCACATgaaagttcacactggagagaagccttattcatgtcctcagtgtggaaagagtttcattcaACATAGAAACCTGAAAGTCCACATgggaattcacactggagataAGCCTCACacatgccctcagtgtggaaagagtttcaatcaACATAGAAACCTTAAAATTCACATGAAATTTCATTCAGGAGAAAGACCTTTTACctgtcaacagtgtggaaaaagttttaaCCGAAAAGGAAACCTAAATtaccacatgagagttcacactggagaaagcCCTTTCacttgccaacagtgtggaataAGTTTCACTCAATCAGGAAGCCTTAACaggcacatgagaattcacactggagacaAGCCTTATTCATGCCCTCTGTGTGAAAAGAGATTCTATCAACATGtaaaccttaaagtccacatgagaattcacactggaaaGAGCCCTtttacctgccaacagtgtggaaaaagtttcaaccGAAAAGGAAACCTTGAttttcacatgagaattcacactgaaaAGAAGAGTTCCATATCACAATATGAAAAGAGTATAGATCAAGATGGAAACCTTAAAGCCCACATGAAAATTAATTCAGTAGAGAACCCTTTTACTTATCAACAGTGTGGAATAAGTTTCACTCAAAAAGTAATCCTTAAGAggcacatgagagttcacactggagaaaagccctacacatgccctcagtgtggaaagagtttcagtcaacaTAGAAACCTTAAAATCCACATGCAAGTTCATTCAGGAGAAAGACCTTTTATctgtcaacagtgtggaaaaagtttcaaacgaaaaggaaaccttaattaccacatgagagttcacactggagagacaCCTTTCacttgccaacagtgtggaataAGTTTCACTCAAAAAGGAAGCCTCAACaggcacatgagaattcacactggagagaagcctttttCATGTCCTCAGTGCAGAAAGAGTTTCGATCAACATGGAAACCTCAAAatccacatgagagttcacactggagagaagccctaCACATGCTCGCAGTGTGGAAAGAAATTTCAGCAACATGGAAACTTtacagtccacatgagaatACACAGTGGAGGGAGCCATTTTACCTGCCAGCAGTGTGGAAAAAATTTCAACcgaaaaggaaaccttaaataccacatgagaattcacactggagagtag
- the LOC137025006 gene encoding stonustoxin subunit alpha-like isoform X2, translated as MDLRTRKDFLQYSHQLTLDLNTVNKHLHLSERNRVITGTLTEQPYPDHPDRFDGYNQQVLCREEVRGCCYWEIEWSGMFGVDISVSYKSIRQKECGNMFLFGCNVESWSLFCSPSRYLFIHNNMRTELPVMSSSRIGVYVDHSAGTLSFYSVSGDTMSLIHTVQTTFTQPLYPGFYAFIGSSVKLC; from the exons ATGGATCTCAGGACCAGAAAGGACTTCCTACAAT attcccatcagctcaccctggatctgaacacagtgAATAAACACCTCCATCTGTCTGAGAGGAACAGAGTGATTACTGGTACTCTCACAGAGCAGCcatatcctgatcatccagacagatttgatggATATAATCAGCAAGTGTTGTGTAGAGAAGAAGTGCGTGGAtgctgttactgggagattgagtggagtGGGATGTTTGGTGTGgatatatcagtgtcatataagagcatcagaCAGAAGGAATGTGgcaatatgtttttgtttggaTGTAATGTTGAGTCCTGGAGTTTATTCTGCTCTCCCTCCAGATACTTATTCATTCATAATAACATGCGGACTGAACTACCTGTAATGTCCAGCAGTAGAAttggagtgtatgtggatcacagtgcaggaactctgtccttctacagcgtctctggagacacaatgagcctcatccacacagtccagaccacattcactcagcCTCTCTATCCTGGGTTTTATGCTTTTATTGGATCATCAGTGAAACTGTGTTGA